TAGGCTTGTTTCTCGTCACCGAAGGGCGGCTTCGCCAGGGCAGCGAGGCCAAGAGACTGGATTCGGGGGAATCGGATCGGGCCAGCACCCGCCTGATCGGGGCGTATTTCGGCGTCGCGCTCCTGGCGCTCCTTCTCGCGCCGCTCCTCAACCTGATCCCGCGTGGCCGCCTCGGCCACCCTTCGCTCACCGGCTGGGCGGGGATCGTGATCATGGTCGGCGGAATCGCTCTGCGCTGGTGGGCAAATCAGACGCTCGGCGCGTACTACACGCGCACCCTGCGCATCACGCAGGGGCAGCGCATCGTGCAGGACGGACCCT
Above is a genomic segment from Deltaproteobacteria bacterium containing:
- a CDS encoding isoprenylcysteine carboxylmethyltransferase family protein, translated to MRRGGPGIGNRVDSAGVSACTTLLAYVLLGLFLVTEGRLRQGSEAKRLDSGESDRASTRLIGAYFGVALLALLLAPLLNLIPRGRLGHPSLTGWAGIVIMVGGIALRWWANQTLGAYYTRTLRITQGQRIVQDGPYRVIRHPGYLGIMLMWGGAALATLNWITALIVVVGGLAVFSYRIRSEEAMMAEAFGERYTAYEDRTWRLVPFIF